A stretch of DNA from Roseofilum casamattae BLCC-M143:
GTCGATCGCTTTATTCCTTTCCACTACAGCGCAGAAACCTTTGAGAAGAAAGCGAAGAATAAGCAAGCGTTGCGCGAGCGCTTGTGGCTTTCTCACGATGAGAAGAAACCGTTAATTGCGTTTATCGGACGGTTGGACGACCAGAAGGGCGTGCATTTAGTCCATCATGCGATTTATTATGCCATGCATCGCGGCGCGCAATTCGTGTTGTTGGGTTCGGCGACGGAGCAGGGCATTAATGATTGGTTCTGGCATGAGAAAATGTTCTTGAATGATAATTCTAATTGTCATTTAGAACTTGGGTTTAATGAGGAGTTATCTCATTTAATTTATGCTGGTGCGGATATGATTGTCGTACCGAGTAATTACGAACCTTGCGGTTTAACGCAAATGATTGGTTTGCAATACGGAACTGTGCCCATTGTTCGTGGCGTGGGCGGTTTGCAAAATACGGTATTCGATCGCGATTACGATCCGGACAAACCTTTGGAAGAGCGCAATGGCTATGTCTTCTATCAAACTGATGCTAGCGCTCTCGAATCTGCTATGGATCGAGGGATTGGATTGTGGTACGAGTATCCGGAAGAGTTCCGCCAGTTAGCTTTGCAAGGTATGGCTTACGATTATTCTTGGAAGAACCCTGGGTCTCAGTATTTGGGATTGTATGATTATGTTCGTCATAAGTAACTATTAAGTGAGGAATCTGAGAAACCGGATTTCTAGCTCTACCTCAAGCCAGAAGTCCCATTGCTTGCAGAAACCTAGTTTCTCGCCCCACATGCAAACGATCGCATCTGCCCAAATTTTCCTTCATGTTAGGATAGATGCGATCGCGATCGACAGCCATTTTTTCTGAGAAGAATTACTCATTTGTGCCTCCTGCAAGCCAGCAAACTAGGTATAATACATTACAAGAAGATGCCAACATTGACGGGCGATCGCCCAATCTTCCTCGGTATGAATAACATAGATTCGTACCGTTGAATCTGCCGTCGCAATATCCACATCAACAGGAGATTCCTCATTCTTGCCATCGTCGAGCTTCAATCCCAAGAATTCCCATCCCTCGCAGGCTTTTTGCCGCACTAATGCTGAGTTTTCTCCAACTCCAGCGGTAAATACCAAGGTATCTAAGCCACCCAAGCTCCCCAACATGCTGCCCAGAGAGCGACGCAGGCGATGGATATAAACGTCAAAGGCTAATTGCGATCGCGCTTCCCCTTGTTCGATGCCCTGAAAAATCGCGCGCAGATCTGCCGATTTTCCCGATATTCCTTTTAACCCAGATTCTTTATTCAGCAGGCGATCGATTTCGTCAACATCTAACTGATATTCTCGCATCAGATAAAGTACGATGGCCGGATCGATGGAACCGCTGCGAGTCCCCATCATTAATCCTTCTAAGGGAGTAAATCCCATGGTTGTATCGATACTTATGCCATTGGCGATCGCCGCTAGAGAAGCACCATTGCCTAAATGACAGGTAATGAGTTTTAAGTCCTCCAGAGGTTTTCCCATCAACTCAGCCGCCCGCACAGCACAGTAGTGATGGGACGTGCCGTGAAAGCCGTAGCGCCGCACTCCTTGCTCGAACCAGGAATAGGGAATGGGGTAGAGCGCCGCTTTCTCGGGCATTTGGCTGTGAAAGGCGGTGTCGAATACCGCTACTTGCGGGCAGTCCGGCAGCAGGCTCTCAACGGCTTCTATACCGCGCAAATGGGCTGGATTGTGGGAGGGTGCCAGGGGAATGAGTTCTGCGATCGCGGCTTTAACTTCTGGGGTAATGAGGGTTGCTTGCGAGTAGCGAACTCCGCCATGGACGACGCGATGGCCGGCGATATCGATTTCTCCTAACTGGTCGATAACTTGGGTTTCGCCAGTCACGAGAGTTTGCAGCATTTTTGCGATCGCCTCGGTTTTGCGATCGCTCTCTAAATAAGTCTCGCACTTCTCCCCATTCGCTTTTACCACCATGACGCCATAGTCCGGCGAAACCGTCCAGTCAATGGTCGCTTCCCAGAGAGGGTGAGGCGGGCGATCGGGTAAACTACTACTATCGCTCAGATTGTACAAGCAGCTTTTTTGCGAGCTGGAACCCGCGTTAAGAACCAGGATTTTCATGGCCAGTTGAACTTCAACGGTACTATCCTTTCTTGTGTTGATTCTACAACAGCACCACTTCCTCTCCCCCCTCCACCACTTCCTCCGCTTCCGCTGCGGTTATTTTGTTTGAATTCCAACCTAAGTACAGCTTGCCATTCAAGAGTGCTTTGGCGATCGTCTCGCTCGAGAGATATCGTATTCTTCACTACATTGATTTCGGTGAGGCGTCCAGAGAGTTTGGCTCCATCGTTAAGAGTAGCTGTTATCTCAACTGGTAA
This window harbors:
- a CDS encoding acetate kinase: MKILVLNAGSSSQKSCLYNLSDSSSLPDRPPHPLWEATIDWTVSPDYGVMVVKANGEKCETYLESDRKTEAIAKMLQTLVTGETQVIDQLGEIDIAGHRVVHGGVRYSQATLITPEVKAAIAELIPLAPSHNPAHLRGIEAVESLLPDCPQVAVFDTAFHSQMPEKAALYPIPYSWFEQGVRRYGFHGTSHHYCAVRAAELMGKPLEDLKLITCHLGNGASLAAIANGISIDTTMGFTPLEGLMMGTRSGSIDPAIVLYLMREYQLDVDEIDRLLNKESGLKGISGKSADLRAIFQGIEQGEARSQLAFDVYIHRLRRSLGSMLGSLGGLDTLVFTAGVGENSALVRQKACEGWEFLGLKLDDGKNEESPVDVDIATADSTVRIYVIHTEEDWAIARQCWHLLVMYYT